One Vicia villosa cultivar HV-30 ecotype Madison, WI linkage group LG5, Vvil1.0, whole genome shotgun sequence genomic window, ATTTGccacgaatttatttgattttaaataattttataagaatttttactcatttaaaattcattaaaattaaggaaaatcaaaagattttaaagaaaatttgttttgaatcaaatccaatttatatttactccaatattcaatcaaatttcgtgcacttgATGAATGGAATAATTGAATTAAATTTTGGGCAATTATAGAAAGATTTCAtaacatattttcaatcaaattttcacaaTTTGCAAAAATTGATTCAATGAGATTTTCTTCACAAAAGTTAACCTATTCTACTCTCCTATATATACATAGCAATATCAGATGGCAAGGGTTAGAAGTTTTCTGCCTCCAAAGAACAAACCCgagtgcaaaagtcaaagaaaatttcaaagttcaattcTGAGATTAAAGCCAATTCAAGGCCTTCCAATCGTTCATACGCGTTCCCTGAGGTTCATTGAAAGTGTTTGGATCCTTGCTCGACACCAACAACTCCAGAATTATCTCCCATAAGCCAAGGTATGTCGAAACCTTTTTTGATTCGTTTGCATTAATTCATGAGGCATAAACATAAATTGAGTGCATAATCTGGTTTATCTTGGTGTGTTTATCGTTTCTGGATAATTTGGTGTGTTGTTATGCTGTTTCGAATACTATGCCATTATTAGGGTTCTTGCCCCAATTTGGGGGTTTTGGCCACAGGAGAAATCAGGGTTCAAGATTCCCATGGTTGAATTCGCATGGTCTGGACGATCGTAACCATGCCCTCGTGAAAAAAATCTATATGCGTTTGCACCGATTCGTTATTTTTCAGGTGGTGTGAATTTGTGTTTTTATAGCGCTTCATGAAAAAGAGCGCTGTAAAAGATCAGTTGCAGGTTTCTCAATGAAGGAGATGACTTTGTGGCGTCATCTGATTGGTTGTTTCAAAACGACTTCGCGCGCGTTTTTGTGTTGGATTCAGATGGATCACGTGTGATAAGAAACACGCCTTATCATGCTCCCTCTCGATCTGGGCCCTCGGATCAGGATCTCTTCCAATCCAATGCCAGGCAAGCCGCAGGCGCACCATGCTCCACGCGTGTGAGCCACACCTGATCGTAAGCTaagtttttttgcaatttttttttatttttaattatatagcctatttgtttatttataatatatattatattctatatcttttcttttctattatatataagaaatattatatgtttttattttcaaaacttttataagtaatattaataatttatttattttatttaattcttgtcttattcatttttttttattttgtaatcaatatttattattacattatatttattttatttatataatatttaaaatcatatgttttatttattttcttttatttaaattatatttaattatttatatttattcaaaattcatatatattttatttttaccccaaaaaattcttaaaaattaTCTTTatactcgatttaattttcttatctcgatttaattaattaggtcgcgagaccaataattaattaaatcgtttatattttcttatttaaattcatgccctaatcagggtttacaatgaacattccaatacactgacGTATTTTCTTTTCCATGCCTTTTTTTCAGGGTCGACTTTTTAAGTGCCTTCCGACTATGCGCCCGATCAAGACTCAAAGTTAAGTACTTAATTTATCTTAAAGTctatcttatttccttttgattttagggtttgcccttatattttctgaactgtgcatacactcaCTCCTTTCTATGCCTTGcctttttgccttttcagggttagtctCAAGGCATCCTTCgtccgccaaccatgtcagatcaaattcgaagctaagtgtccatttgctttatttattttaaatttctttattctttatttttagggttaattctgtttgcctccgaactgataatgcactcaccttatttttggtttgtttgccttttcagggttcgttgattgccaaagctacgagtttggtaaccctaaactctaatcttttattctttctgtttaattattacttatgtcaaaccctattaagggatccgctggttacaattcccctctcctccgctggtttcattgtcccctcccccatattattgttgttcttgccttatattatctgcgtggttagtaaaatagggagtgacaaccattaaattgaattagcctcactaatttacaagataatataattgaatataatcacgtgattggtgcatacacgcacgcttttggggtaaccctctctgttgccttgttgcctgttgccttgttgccttgtgtttttgcagaatagccagtccctcgaatacgaggatacctcagccatgttgcctcgattaaaggtcatggtccctaatgatgctgccttcgatacactaacatgacctcgaccctcggaagttgcctacgaaaaaggctgaggtatcttctggctgcctacgaaaggctattctgatccttccccttagactacctgcctctctatggcatgggtcagtctttgggcgaatgatatctcgacgacccttcaacctccaaacgaaaggcttcctgcccacttatggcaaggattgaccctttccttctgaaaggctaaaaagagacctatcatctgagtttaaggtaattgcccctaattgccttgccatgctctattttctatattctttctcaaaattcttcaaaaactggctacgctcatttacgagctaaagtccatttttcctctttcatctacattttctgaaaacgagcaagcaaagcaattaagagcccatggcaaaccatggatgcaaagggtgccttacaccttccctttgcataaattaccccccgaactcagatttctttaaaaggtttttttctgtttctttttgcctttctgaatttgtttggataaaataaaagtcggtggcgactcttgcttaccgcgacatttcgattgataaaaagtcagttcaccgtattacagcatcccatttactacggtttggaattgataaaagttatacatgttggacaatgcatggtgagaaaagtaacgggaatgctgagtcgagttgtaataggaagtatgcttcaaacgacgattgcacagacacatacgattgcgatcgagtcgaagagattgcagaagcgcttgaagaagatcttgcggattgtcccaaaatgtatgagaggttggtaagcgatgcagagaaaccgttgtatgatggttgttcaaaattcacaagattgtctgcggtgttaaagttgtacaacttaaaggcggacaatggatggtcggataaaagtttcacagagttattagcccttatgaaagatatgctaccaaaggataatgttcttcccaatcgaacgtatgaagccaaaaagatgttgtcctctattggcatgatctatgataagatacatgcatgtccaaacgactgcgttttgtttcgaaacgagtatgcagcgttgaatgagtgtcctaaatgtggtgcccctcgatataagaaaaagttgtctcctgctaaagtcttatggtattttcctataattccgaaatttagacgcatgtatcgtagtgagaccgattcaagacacttgaattggcatgcagatgaaagaattattgatggaaagttgcgacatccggcagactcaccacaatggatgaaagttgatactgattatcttgaatttggaaaagaagcaagaaaccttcggttgtcattgtctactgatgggatgaacccgcatggtattcaaagtatctcgcatagcacatggcctgtgattcttatgatttataacctacctccgtggctatgtatgaagcgtaagtacatgatgttatctatgctaatttctgggcctaaacaaccagggaatgacatagacgtatacttggcacccttaatcgaagatttaaagtttttgtgggagaacggtgtggaggtttacgatgggtataggaaggaaagtttcaacttgagggcgatgttgtttggaacaattaatgattttccagcatacggaaatctatccgggtacagcaataaaggtcaaaagtcgtgtcctgtttgtgaagacgaaaccgatacgacacgattggagctttgtcagaagaatgtctttctcggccatcgtagattcttaaattctaatcatcactactgtgggtggagaaaagcattcaatggaaaggccgaacatggtatagccccgccttttttgtcaggtgatcaaatttttgaaaaggtgaaagatatgagcactcagtttggcaagccttttgcacattcacttgtcaagggtgggtggaagaagaagtcaattttttttgaacttccatattggaagtcgttgtacgtaagacatttcctggatgttatgcatattgaaaaaaatgtatttgacagcgtcataggtatgttactcaatatacaaggaaagtctaaggatggccttaacataaggaaggacatggtaaacatgggaatgagaactgaattaggacccgtgacgaaaggaagacgaacatatctgccacctgctgtttacactctatctagaaaggagaagaaaacattgtgtaagttcctcagtgaagttaaagttccagaaggctactcttcagatattagaagacttgtgtccatgaaagacctcaagttaaagagtttgaagacgcatgattgccatgttataatggaacattttttaccaataggtatatgttctattctgccagaaaaagtaagaagcacaataactaagctgtgtttcttcttcaggtctatttgcagtaaggtggtcgatcccgcgatcttaccaacattgcaaaaagagatagttgttactttatgtgatcttgaaatgtattttcctccctcgttttttgacataatggttcatctagtcgttcatcttgtgaaagagacacaattatgcggaccagcttatatgagatggatgtaccctgctgaacgttatatgaaaatattaaaagggtacgtgaaaacagaagtcgaccggagggttgtattgccgaacgatacgttgttgaagaagcggttgagttttgtactgaatatctgtcaaatgttcaatcaattggactccccaaatctcatattgtcgaaaaaaagaaggaaaaaggctaattggaaataaagttgtgacagtatcaatggtcgaacgggatcaagcgcacttgtatgttctgcacaatgagattgaggttgagccgtatgttgaaatgcacaaggttgttctccgagatttaaatccaaatagaaatgagaactggatagtacgagagcacaatcgaagtttcataccgtggtttagggatcatatttattcaaattatCGTTCACATCCTGCTTCAGtgacagaaaggttgagatgtttagcctatggtccaagtgtaattgtgctttcttatagcgcatacgcaattaatggatacacattttataccaaagaacaggatgataaaagtactatgcaaaatagtggtgttaccttggtagctgaagcaatgcacatatcaagtgcgaatgacttaaatccgaaatttgcaaatttgtcatattttggggttatcgagcgcattttggtgtttgattacgcgaagtttcagattcttgtatttggttgcaagtgggttgaaaataatagtggcatacgaatggataagtcaggatttttgcaagtggatctcaataggatagggtacaaagatgagcctttcattctagcctctcaagctaaacaagtgttctatgtcaatgatccgacaagtacgaaatggtctatagtgcttttatctaacaaaatagttgatgaaaacattgaagatcaaggtgatattggtgttggcattgaatcttgtacaagaaacgatcaaaatgagaatgaatcttgtactagaaatgatcataatgagggtatttggatcaatccaaccgtccgtgttgttaagagacgcgtagaacacaatcctatcaagaaaagaaagagacgttagtgataaaggtaatagtatacatattccgactaatttgctttattcaatttgtaccgattgttttattcaatagtatagtacttattcaattttggtgcatattctcgttttgtacataacttttgaaccatgtatccgtttgttgacttctttacatgtaactatactattttgacgatttcggagctgctcatgcacttatctttacatttcgggactgtttttttatcggttttgcttctgcccgtaatcaaaagtcgggcttagggtctgaatttcggaaaaccgactttatttttgagtccgtggggacgttttaccatagccatgtaaatttcgttcaattccgacaactttatttttttacgcttattttgatttgtaccgatttcgtttccgatttacttgtatagattgttagcttattaatagtgtactaatgtgctttagtttgtttgatacaggttcaatggctacggatagagatgctccacctgaaaactcacaaggaaactcacaagaaagagatgctcaagatagagatgctccggatacaaatgctccacctgatactgaagcaaaagaagttgcacgaggcatcagcattatgaagggaatcattcgacatagagaccaaggattagtataccgattggaatggaattctgaaaatcaagcaattggtcctaattctgcaaagttgacaagttatattggtacacttgttcgtatgcatattccggtctccgtagctaaatggaatctgaaaagtttagagttggatgcgaaaaaaaagcgatttgggacgagcttcaggtatatatcatatatgggtaattgttgttattatcttgacgataaattgtttaaattacttatactaacacactatgcgtgtgtttttttgcagaggacttttgagataccagatgatcgtagacgctacatacttagtttggccggcaaaagatatagagggtggaaagcttttttgacaaacacctatcttaaggataaagatggaaactttcttgaagaggcaccgggacggccaaaaaagtatgagatcttcattgatgaaaaagattgggctgagtttgtaaagcaaagagatgaagattttcggaaaagaagtgccacgaatagtgcgagagcatccaaacccgcgtatccatacaaaaaagggcgtttgggatatgcacgcttagaggataaaattgtaagtaaatagaaatgcgttttaattaattgtctaaatgtgcatgttttatttgacgattttatcatttgtgtcaatgcatagttagaggagactaaaagtgaggaaacttcacttcctgtacatgtgttgtggaaggaagctcgtgtgggcaagaatcaagctgtcgatcccgatgttcagagagtttatactgaatgtgtaagtataatactgtgtttttaattaaatcaaatgttttttaatatataaatgattttttatctccactaataattattgaaatgtaaatgaattacaggagaccttgtcgcaatcggtatccaccggtgaggggagcgtacttagtagagcactagatgctcctgagtatcccggtcgggtgaggggtaagggtcatggtgtgactccaacctctttttacaagagtcctaggagaagatcaaatcttaccaatgaagaagtgttgcaaaagttgcaggaattgcaagcacaagtctctgaattgcaaagagataaagatatgtatatgagagaaaagtgcaacacttcatcggtgaaagaaactagtgataaggctagtatcaactgtcaaaggaaatttcccgaggtaattataaaatttttttccttacaaattgttctattttattaatgataatgactttatatttactattggtttagggcatttcatcttgccaactatacttatcgtcaccgaattatcgactagttggcaagggaaaagtgcacaacactttgggagatttacttcaccatagaccgctcccggatggacacctgaaagtatcagtggatgttgtattagatcatgatgcgatgctaccggtacctgacatggtctcagagacgacattgctgcgagatgcaataggatcatttgttgcatggccctcggagctcattaccattagtgatgaggtatattgaaaacgattatgaatcatttagttttcgaatgtcaattctaaaccgtttattaattattttttacattttaattttagactgctcctataaaacccgcaattaagggtaaagggattttacaggaggaggagtctgttgcatcactaaaagaggtacatttaaagtgttaatatataatctgaatctaaatctgcatgattttatattttacctaacttatatgatttttaggcatccgctcgggagtcataacaagtgacgcagcaagttcgtagcgtaccactcactggtcctccgaagctagcggcaaaaaaaggcggtgcttttgtgcctcgataccggtcgatgctcgcaacaatggttgatatgtccgatttgaaggatggtgctttacgtgaaatcaatatggatgaaagtgtcttcggtattgaattcaagtcacatattacaattgatgacttggaagagatttttaggcatgaacaactaggcgtcggtaatatgcactcatacatccggtaatattcactcatccgatatattatttaattagtcccacaatataatttatttacacatttcaatgaaaataatctaatgtttattatgtttttatttaaggttgttgtatgacagagtgtggcgcgggactgcattgtctaacagattccgtttcgtgtcttccgcccattgcagcggaatgacaattgcttcggaaccggaatcagttagacagcgcttagtcgatagattcatgtccaccggcaatacagaaagtctgcatctttgggcgtataatacccggccagtagggttagtttctcattcttggttcatctaatctctgtttcttttgagtatagcaaaattttcatataacctattgttttaatttattgagcacactggttgctgcttgctatcaaccctataagagaagtcgtgtattatctgaattcggtaaatggtgaatggaccaattatccggctatgaaggacatcgttgatttgtaagtgggatcgttctaaatattcgtgtatatttatatatttacttacttgtgggattgatctaaacatatgcttttatatatttgttaattagatcattacaagtgttccgaagtcaacgggacgcacaggtatcccggactaagtCAAataacattacttggatccaagtgcaggtacattatttttcacaattttgcttataatatttatgctacttgataaaacaagacaactataaaatcttatttgtttttctatgtagtgtccgcaacagcgaaacagttacgattgcggatactttgttttgaggtttatgaaagaaatccttcaggcgaatcaattagagattccgctcacggtatgaatttataacttaagataatttcatataatttattacatttaactaaatatatcattcatattatgtttttgttttgtagtaccttgacgaattccgtgctgctgggtacccgagacttaagttggaagaaatcaaagaggatttgtgtcaatttgatattaagcaatttttcatgtaggatttgtgtcgatttgaactataatattattgatgttgtaatgatgtatatatataattttggatatcataatggtattatattagtatatatattgtcttactgatggctgaaattatatcgtcgaaaatatattacaggtcaaaaatattacaggttgaaaacatattacaggtcgaaaatattacaggtcgactgggaggattaaattacaggctgcacattaaaatacctcatttagcaacgacagcgcttttaaaaagcgctcttaaaggtccacctactgaagcgcttcttagtaaaagcgctgccaaagattaataaaaaagcaaaaaaaaaaaaaaaaaaaacgcaacatacgaaagcgcttttagaaaggcgctcttatagggggggctatcagagcgttttttccagaaaaagcgctctcataggggggactatcagagcgctttgctggaaaaagcgctcttaaagggggggtctaccagagcgctttttccaggaaagcgctcttataggcgggcctaccagagcgctttttccagaaaagcgctcttataggggggcctaccagagcgctttctgaagcgcttttgttacctacgccagcgctggctttcacagcgcttttaagcgctttaaaagcccataaaaagcgcttttaaagccccagcGTGTTGTAGTGCGTGAAACTTAATAGTCCTACTTTGATGTAATAGatcataatttaatatataatttaaagttatgtaaatttaaaatgctAGATTATTTCATCGGTAAAATATTGTTGTAGATTTTTATATATAAGCATtttagtattatttattatttattattttaaatattgaatttaaaatataattaaatttcaaATCAACATGACTACTTTTTTTATACTTATTATAAGAtaataccaatataaacaaaataaaaataaataataatattattgtaTGTTTTTGTATTATGTAGAGAGTTACTCTTGATACAACCCAAAATATGATATTTCACGGAGCATCCGTAGGCATTGGCGCATATAATCTATCGCTTCAAACAAATCAATACAGCATATCTTCAATATGGATAGAAAATGGACCCCCAACGGAACTTAATAGCATACAAGTCGGAGTCGGGGTAAattgtttatattaattttatgttttcttttaagattgttaaattatattttatttgagaGAGAGTCCGTGTGTGTTTTAGAAAGAAACATAATTTATTTCTCAAAGCCATTTTTCACAGATGTATTGATGATTTCATATTTTTTGTGTCTATTAATTAATCTATGTAAATGTTATACCAGGAAATTCTCTTTTGTAATATACTACTCACATATAGTATTTGTTGTACAAGGTTCATCCAAGTTTATATGGAGACAGCCAACTTCGACTAACTAGTCATTGGACGGTAAGAATGTTATGTAATACATTAAATAATTTATGTGATGAAAAAACAcataatttgatttttatcaaGCTCACTTTTATATAAACATTCAGGCTGATAGTTACAAAAAAATTGGATGTTACAATGTTAATTGTCCGGGTTTTGTGCAAGTCAACCATAACAAAGAGTATGCACTTGGTTCTGTTTTACATCCTACTAGTTCAATTGGATCAGCAGCAAAAGAAATTggtcttttcaaaatcaaacaggtaaaattttgattttgaatgtatttaaatatattataatatgttTTTACAAGTCATTACCACAAAAGttacaatgtatttttaaatagtattttattttaatatatatatataatataattaattttaaatttcgattgaaatttttatataaaaagtgataattatattaattgaAAAGAGTCTTAGTTAAATagatgaattaaaatatttataatttattatgagttattattttttagttaataTTAAAATGATTGGTTAATATCATCACTTAGTTACTTATTGAATTACATGTTATTTGCTTAAATATATATAGGATCGAACTACAGGTCATTGGTGGTTAATTATTCAAAAAGAATCAATATATGCTGGATATTGGCCAAAAGAATTATTCACTCACTTAAGTAAAGGAGCCTCTTTAATAAGATTTGGAGGCCAAACTTATGCCCCACCTAATAAGGATAGTCCCCCCATGGGTAGTGGGAGATTTCCAAAAGAAAGATTCAGAAACTCGGGTTTAATGGGATTGCTAAAGATTATTGATTCAGAATATAATGAAAATGACATCAACCCAAAATATATGAAGCGGTATACGGATACGAATTCAAACTGTTATGACTTATGGTATCGTGGTTATGAAGGAGATCAGTATAGGCAAGCTTTTCTGTATGGTGGTCCAGGAGGACGAAATTGTGATATATGATTGTGTTGTCaactttattaataaaattgtttagTAATATGAATAAAGATCAATTTTCTTTATAATGAAATGTGTGCTCCAAAATACCTAACCATGAGGAAATCATGTAGTTTATAGATTCACTATAACCAACTCATAACTACTTACTTCGAGACATAATAATTATAACGATAATGAACTCAACAACTTTCATAAGTGTTAACGAACTAAGTGTCTTTGATATTGTGTAATATACCCCCAAACATTGGAGGATGATAAATGTTTATCTTCCTCAAGTTGGATAAAAGTACATGGATTGGTTGAGGCAGTATATGCTTGGTGAAGAAATTGACTAGTTATTTTTTTAGTTGAGAAAATTGATAATAACTTGAATGTACATGCATGATGtttttctctaaaaatatgaCAATCACTCTCCAAGTGTTCGGTCATATCATGGAAGACCGAGTTGGTTATAATATGAACAATATTAAGGTTGTTATAGTAGAGAATATGTTGTTTAGAGCTAGATACTTGAAGGTATTGTAGGAGGTAAAAATATGGTATTTAATCTCATAAGTGGCTTAAAAAAACATAAAGATATTCTAATATAGAAGAGGAACACGATAGAGTTAGTTTCTTCTTTGTGTGCCATTAGATATGAGACTTACTTAGGAAGAAATATTGACGTGATATGGATCTTCAAAATCTACATCACAAAATCTAGTCAATTATACAAAGGAATCTTTAAGAAAGAATAACCCTCTAGTAGGACATTGTTTGATAAACAGGAGAGTTCCAATGATTTCATTGTAATGAGAAATTGTTGGATTGTTAAGTGTCGTGCCGTGAAAATTATATAGGAGTCCttattgaaatttattt contains:
- the LOC131606531 gene encoding protein neprosin-like, translating into MQIKSSYGKNVDGCSSGKVPIYNRRKIDQIIINASSRLQMDDFQPYSKGSLGYHRVTLDTTQNMIFHGASVGIGAYNLSLQTNQYSISSIWIENGPPTELNSIQVGVGVHPSLYGDSQLRLTSHWTADSYKKIGCYNVNCPGFVQVNHNKEYALGSVLHPTSSIGSAAKEIGLFKIKQDRTTGHWWLIIQKESIYAGYWPKELFTHLSKGASLIRFGGQTYAPPNKDSPPMGSGRFPKERFRNSGLMGLLKIIDSEYNENDINPKYMKRYTDTNSNCYDLWYRGYEGDQYRQAFLYGGPGGRNCDI